One Synechocystis sp. LKSZ1 genomic window, CTTTTCTCAGATTCCCGAGGAAGACCAGGGCCGTTTTGCCTCGGGTTACGGAGAACTAGATCGCGTTCTCGGCGGCGGCATTGTCCCTGGGGCCTTAATGCTCATTGGTGGCGATCCCGGCATTGGTAAATCAACCCTCTTACTGCAGGTGGCCTTTCAGTTGGCCCAGCGACTACCCCGCATTCTCTACATTTCTGCGGAGGAATCGGCCCAGCAGATCAAATTACGGGCGACCCGTTTGGGGGTCACACCACCGACCGCTGAGCGGGGAGCTTCCGGCTTGAGTGAACGGTTATACCTGCTGGCAGAAACCAACCTGGAGGAAATTCTGCGGGAATTGGAGGCCCTGCGTCCCCAAGTAGCAGTCATTGATAGTATTCAAAATCTCTACTTTCCGGCCCTCAGTTCGGCCCCGGGTTCCGTGGCCCAGGTTCGAGAATGTACGGGGATTCTGATGCAGGTGGCCAAGCGCGATAACATTAGTCTGTTTATTGTGGGCCATGTCACCAAGGAAGGGTCCATTGCTGGGCCCAAGGTTCTAGAACATTTGGTAGATACCGTCCTCTATTTCCAAGGCGACCGCTATGCCTCCCATCGACTCCTGCGGTCGGTGAAAAATCGTTTTGGGGCCACCCATGAGATCGGGATTTTTGAAATGGTGGAGGCGGGCCTACAGGAGGTGAGTAATCCCTCCCAATTATTTCTGGGCAATCGAGAAGATCCAACGTCGGGAACCGTGATCACCGTAGCCTGTGAAGGCACCCGACCCTTGGTGGTAGAACTCCAGGCCCTGGTTAGTCCCACCAGCTACCCTTCGCCTCGACGTTCTACGGCGGGGGTGGACTACAACCGTCTCCAGCAAATTTTGGCTGTCCTGGAAAAACGGGTTGGTATTCCCCTATCTAAACTGGATGCCTATGTTTCTGCGGCGGGGGGCCTGGAGGTGGATGAGCCAGCGGCAGATCTGGGGGTAGCTCTGGCCCTAGTGGCTAGTTTTCGAGA contains:
- the radA gene encoding DNA repair protein RadA, with protein sequence MAKPRSIYVCSHCGADYPQWHGKCPACGTYSSLQEQALPSSASQSVGRQRPVASRTTKSKADPRPHQALTFSQIPEEDQGRFASGYGELDRVLGGGIVPGALMLIGGDPGIGKSTLLLQVAFQLAQRLPRILYISAEESAQQIKLRATRLGVTPPTAERGASGLSERLYLLAETNLEEILRELEALRPQVAVIDSIQNLYFPALSSAPGSVAQVRECTGILMQVAKRDNISLFIVGHVTKEGSIAGPKVLEHLVDTVLYFQGDRYASHRLLRSVKNRFGATHEIGIFEMVEAGLQEVSNPSQLFLGNREDPTSGTVITVACEGTRPLVVELQALVSPTSYPSPRRSTAGVDYNRLQQILAVLEKRVGIPLSKLDAYVSAAGGLEVDEPAADLGVALALVASFRDKVIEPTLIVLGEIGLGGQIRAVSHLDLRLKEAAKLGFKQALIPKGQVPSEKLGLKITPVAKIFEAIVAALPPPAKSD